A genomic region of Leptotrichia hofstadii contains the following coding sequences:
- the fucO gene encoding lactaldehyde reductase — MAQRIILNEISYHGFGAINHIPEEVKKNKFKKALICTDKGLLEFGGVSKITDLLDKENLAYEVFSDIQPNPTIENVKDGVEKYKSAGANYIIAIGGGSPMDTAKAVAIIINNPEFSDVRSLEGVADTKNKCVPIIAVATTAGTAAEVTINYVITDVEKDRKFVCVDPHDLPIVAIVDPGMMTSMPKELTAATGLDALTHAIEGFTTKAAWEMTDMFHLKAIELIAKYLRSAVNNEPEGREKMALASYLAGMGFSNVGLGIVHSMAHPLGAFYGTPHGIANAIILPTVMEYNAEFTGEKFKAIAKAFGVKHTRTMSPEEYRKAAVDKVRELASDVGIPNNLKGIMDIKDLDFIAESALNDVCTGGNPRDTNLEDIKELYKKLL; from the coding sequence ATGGCACAAAGAATTATTTTGAACGAAATTTCGTATCATGGTTTTGGAGCAATAAACCATATCCCAGAGGAAGTTAAGAAAAACAAATTCAAAAAAGCTCTTATATGTACAGACAAGGGGCTTTTAGAATTTGGTGGAGTTTCAAAAATTACAGATTTGCTGGATAAGGAAAATTTAGCTTATGAAGTTTTTTCTGATATTCAGCCAAATCCGACTATTGAAAATGTAAAAGATGGTGTTGAAAAGTACAAATCTGCAGGTGCTAACTACATTATCGCAATTGGTGGAGGCTCACCAATGGATACTGCAAAAGCAGTTGCCATTATTATCAACAATCCAGAATTTTCTGATGTAAGAAGCCTTGAAGGTGTTGCAGACACTAAAAATAAATGTGTACCAATTATCGCTGTTGCGACAACAGCTGGAACTGCTGCAGAAGTTACAATTAACTATGTAATCACAGATGTTGAAAAAGACAGAAAATTTGTCTGCGTTGATCCGCATGATTTACCAATTGTGGCAATTGTTGACCCTGGAATGATGACAAGCATGCCAAAAGAACTTACCGCTGCAACTGGATTAGACGCTTTAACTCATGCGATTGAAGGATTTACAACAAAAGCCGCTTGGGAAATGACTGACATGTTCCATTTAAAAGCCATTGAACTAATTGCAAAATATTTGAGAAGCGCTGTAAATAATGAACCTGAAGGACGTGAAAAAATGGCACTTGCTTCATATTTAGCTGGAATGGGATTCTCAAATGTAGGACTTGGAATTGTACACTCAATGGCACATCCGCTAGGAGCATTTTATGGTACTCCACATGGAATTGCAAACGCAATAATTCTTCCAACTGTAATGGAATACAATGCTGAATTTACTGGAGAAAAATTTAAAGCTATCGCAAAAGCATTCGGTGTAAAACATACAAGAACAATGTCACCAGAAGAATATAGAAAAGCTGCAGTTGATAAAGTAAGAGAACTGGCAAGCGATGTTGGAATTCCAAACAACCTAAAAGGAATTATGGATATAAAGGATTTGGACTTTATTGCTGAATCTGCATTAAATGACGTTTGTACAGGTGGAAATCCACGGGACACAAATTTAGAAGATATAAAAGAATTATATAAGAAATTATTATAA
- a CDS encoding tRNA1(Val) (adenine(37)-N6)-methyltransferase, producing MKKNGEETVTPIKNMKVIQRNDFQNFTLDSVLLADFVKINRKTKKILDIGTGCGIIALLLAQRSKAQITGIELQETMAEIAIRNINGNKFQNQVKIINENIKNYKNIFNRDEFDTIVTNPPYFEFTGDISQTNNLEQLANARHNINLTLEEIIKISSYLLKNMGSFSIVFRSERLVEVLSLLQKYNLEPKRMKNCYTKWNENSKICLLEAIKDAKKGFSIEMPIFVYDENGRRSEYVENLYK from the coding sequence ATGAAAAAAAACGGAGAAGAAACAGTTACCCCAATAAAAAATATGAAAGTTATTCAACGAAATGACTTTCAAAACTTTACACTTGATTCTGTCTTGCTTGCAGACTTTGTAAAAATTAATCGAAAAACTAAAAAAATCCTTGATATTGGGACTGGCTGCGGAATTATCGCATTACTTCTGGCACAGCGGTCAAAAGCTCAAATTACAGGTATAGAATTACAAGAAACAATGGCGGAAATTGCCATAAGAAATATTAATGGCAATAAATTTCAAAATCAGGTTAAAATAATAAACGAAAATATAAAAAATTATAAAAATATTTTTAACCGTGACGAATTTGACACCATCGTTACAAATCCCCCATATTTTGAATTTACCGGCGACATTTCCCAGACAAACAATTTGGAACAACTGGCAAACGCAAGACATAATATTAATTTAACACTTGAAGAAATAATAAAAATTTCTTCTTATTTATTAAAAAATATGGGAAGTTTCTCAATTGTATTCCGAAGCGAACGTCTAGTAGAAGTTCTATCACTTTTACAAAAATATAATTTAGAGCCAAAACGAATGAAAAACTGCTACACAAAATGGAATGAAAATTCAAAAATTTGCCTTTTGGAAGCAATAAAGGATGCAAAGAAAGGATTTTCTATTGAAATGCCAATTTTTGTTTATGATGAAAATGGAAGAAGAAGTGAATATGTTGAGAATTTGTATAAATAA
- a CDS encoding YebC/PmpR family DNA-binding transcriptional regulator, with amino-acid sequence MGRHGTIAGRKEAQDKKRAASFTKLVRLITVAARGGENPEFNVALKHAIEKAKAINMPNDNINRAIKKGAGTDGSTAFETLNYEGYGPAGVAIIVEALTDNKNRTASSVKVAFDRNGGNLGVSGSVSYMFGRKGEIIIEKTDDIDEEALMEVALESGMEDMETLEDSFYITTEPSNFDTVADALRNAGYTLLEADIQYLPSIEVDTLGEEDLQKLKKLIDTLENDDDVQKVHHNYAGEL; translated from the coding sequence ATGGGAAGACATGGTACAATAGCAGGGCGTAAGGAAGCACAGGACAAAAAAAGAGCCGCATCATTCACAAAACTTGTTAGACTTATAACAGTGGCAGCAAGAGGCGGAGAAAATCCTGAATTTAACGTAGCCCTAAAACACGCAATCGAAAAAGCAAAAGCGATTAATATGCCTAACGACAATATTAACAGGGCAATCAAGAAAGGAGCAGGAACTGACGGTTCGACAGCTTTTGAAACGTTAAATTACGAAGGATACGGACCAGCAGGAGTTGCTATCATCGTAGAGGCTCTTACTGATAATAAAAATAGAACTGCTTCATCTGTAAAAGTAGCTTTTGATAGAAATGGCGGAAATCTTGGTGTTTCTGGATCAGTTTCGTATATGTTTGGAAGAAAAGGTGAGATTATTATTGAAAAAACTGATGATATTGATGAGGAAGCATTAATGGAAGTAGCACTTGAATCTGGAATGGAAGATATGGAAACTCTGGAAGACAGTTTTTATATCACAACTGAACCATCTAACTTTGATACAGTAGCAGATGCTTTAAGAAACGCAGGATACACATTGCTGGAAGCAGATATTCAATATTTGCCATCTATCGAAGTTGATACTCTTGGCGAAGAGGATTTGCAAAAACTTAAAAAATTAATTGACACTCTGGAAAATGACGATGATGTTCAAAAAGTTCATCATAACTACGCTGGAGAATTATAA